The following proteins come from a genomic window of Streptomyces sp. Sge12:
- a CDS encoding GNAT family N-acetyltransferase, protein MVISVRPAAVFEDVRAVLGPKSPGANVCWCLSYRIPSKLNNELRGPARGEYVAGLCRGETPPGVLAHDGDEPVGWAAVAPRADTSYARSRTIPTVDDLPVWSLWCVRVRPSHRGSGISHALIAGAVEFARARGAPVIEAYPLDNGDAKVDLTMAYAGLRKNFERAGFVHAADTTSVLAGHPRILMRLDLR, encoded by the coding sequence ATGGTCATCAGCGTTCGTCCGGCCGCCGTCTTCGAGGACGTCCGGGCCGTCCTCGGACCGAAGTCACCCGGGGCCAACGTCTGCTGGTGCCTGAGCTACCGGATCCCGTCCAAGCTCAACAACGAGCTGCGCGGGCCGGCCCGCGGTGAGTACGTGGCCGGGCTGTGCCGTGGCGAAACCCCTCCCGGGGTACTCGCCCACGACGGCGACGAGCCGGTCGGCTGGGCCGCCGTGGCCCCGCGTGCGGACACCTCGTACGCGCGCAGTCGTACGATCCCGACGGTCGACGACCTACCGGTCTGGTCGCTGTGGTGTGTACGGGTACGCCCCAGCCACCGCGGCAGCGGGATCTCGCACGCACTCATCGCCGGCGCGGTCGAATTCGCCCGTGCCCGGGGCGCACCGGTGATCGAGGCCTACCCGCTCGACAACGGTGATGCCAAGGTCGACCTGACGATGGCGTACGCCGGGCTCCGCAAGAACTTCGAGCGCGCCGGGTTCGTCCATGCCGCGGACACCACCTCGGTGCTGGCCGGTCATCCCAGGATCCTGATGCGCCTCGACCTGCGCTGA
- a CDS encoding ATP-binding cassette domain-containing protein, which translates to MSEQQDQQQTEQRSEQRKRAAAPPAPPAPPEFKYTWGQHNETMEALSLGQMARRVPSALRQTARLALAVNRTAFHVLVTAQILGGICTAAALAAISRAMVPLLAGDSVQERISAATWPLVVAAAMTALGALASITSGSAARRLNPGMATLADLAMVDAHMDVELAAYDAPDFTERSEAAETGSARSAMLLQDALGFTGGLIDMLAVASVLAVVHPVLLPLLLLSVVPRGLGSVYAARLDYRLHNQTIASRNIKHMMRWHLTTPKLADELRGNSMRPHAHHWYAAVCERIDSRMVSSAPRYLTVYLIAASASGVFVVATYGALAGLVVGGYMAIAAAGTAIVAMRTSTAALSQLVVYGAAMFQHALYLGDYTAFVAEAAQKSGPRGPQVVEGAPEKIRLEEATYAYPGKDSPALGPVSLTLSRGEVIAVVGENGAGKSTLIRLLTSLTVPTSGTVSWDGIPTSDADQRTAWQHVGLVTQSYGYWPFSARENITLGQPDPRGEEAVWDALDAVGMRTTVEDFPNGLDTLLARSIWGGHEPSGGQWQRLACGRAFHRKPGLLVMDEPTSAMDPRGEHMVFSGLRDMRADRITVIVTHRMENCRLADRIIVLDAGRITEQGSYEELVRLNGSFAELVRLSQDR; encoded by the coding sequence ATGTCCGAGCAGCAGGACCAACAGCAGACCGAGCAGCGGAGCGAGCAGCGGAAGAGGGCCGCCGCACCGCCCGCACCGCCCGCACCGCCCGAGTTCAAGTACACCTGGGGCCAGCACAACGAGACCATGGAGGCGCTGTCGCTGGGGCAGATGGCCCGCCGCGTTCCCTCCGCCCTCCGGCAGACGGCGCGGCTCGCCCTCGCCGTCAACCGCACCGCGTTCCACGTGCTGGTCACCGCCCAGATCCTCGGTGGTATCTGCACGGCCGCGGCGCTCGCGGCGATCTCGCGGGCCATGGTCCCGCTACTGGCGGGCGACAGCGTCCAGGAGCGGATCTCGGCCGCGACCTGGCCGCTGGTCGTCGCCGCCGCGATGACGGCGCTCGGCGCGCTGGCCTCCATCACCTCGGGCAGTGCGGCCCGCCGACTGAATCCCGGCATGGCCACCCTCGCCGACCTCGCCATGGTCGACGCCCACATGGACGTCGAACTCGCCGCGTACGACGCCCCTGACTTCACCGAGCGTTCCGAGGCGGCCGAGACCGGATCCGCCCGGTCCGCGATGCTGCTGCAGGACGCCCTCGGCTTCACCGGCGGCCTGATCGACATGCTCGCGGTGGCCTCCGTCCTCGCGGTGGTCCACCCCGTGCTGTTGCCGCTGCTCCTGCTGTCGGTGGTCCCCCGCGGCCTCGGCTCGGTCTACGCCGCCCGCCTCGACTACCGCCTCCACAACCAGACGATCGCCTCCCGCAACATCAAGCACATGATGCGCTGGCACCTGACCACCCCCAAGCTCGCCGACGAGCTGCGCGGCAACAGCATGCGGCCGCACGCCCACCACTGGTACGCGGCGGTCTGCGAGCGGATCGACTCCCGGATGGTCAGCTCCGCGCCCCGCTACCTCACCGTCTACCTGATCGCCGCCTCCGCCTCGGGGGTCTTCGTCGTCGCGACCTACGGCGCCCTCGCCGGTCTCGTCGTCGGCGGGTACATGGCGATCGCCGCCGCCGGCACCGCGATCGTCGCCATGCGCACCTCCACCGCCGCCCTGTCTCAGCTCGTCGTCTACGGCGCGGCGATGTTCCAGCACGCGCTCTACCTCGGTGACTACACCGCTTTCGTCGCGGAGGCCGCCCAGAAGTCCGGCCCGCGCGGACCGCAGGTGGTGGAGGGCGCCCCGGAGAAGATCCGGCTGGAGGAGGCCACGTACGCCTACCCGGGCAAGGACAGCCCCGCGCTCGGGCCGGTGTCCCTGACCCTGTCCCGGGGCGAGGTGATCGCCGTCGTCGGGGAGAACGGCGCCGGGAAGTCCACCCTGATCAGGCTGCTGACCTCGCTGACGGTCCCGACCTCCGGCACCGTCTCCTGGGACGGGATCCCGACCTCTGACGCCGACCAGCGCACCGCCTGGCAGCACGTCGGCCTCGTGACGCAGTCGTACGGGTACTGGCCGTTCTCCGCCCGGGAGAACATCACCCTCGGCCAGCCCGACCCGCGCGGCGAGGAGGCCGTGTGGGACGCCCTGGACGCGGTCGGCATGCGGACGACCGTCGAGGACTTCCCCAACGGCCTGGACACCCTGCTGGCCCGCTCGATCTGGGGCGGGCACGAGCCCTCCGGCGGCCAGTGGCAGCGCCTGGCGTGCGGGCGGGCGTTCCACCGGAAGCCGGGGCTGCTGGTCATGGACGAGCCGACGTCGGCCATGGACCCGCGCGGGGAGCACATGGTGTTCTCCGGGCTGCGGGACATGCGCGCCGACCGGATCACGGTCATCGTCACGCACCGGATGGAGAACTGCCGCCTCGCCGACCGGATCATCGTGCTCGACGCTGGCCGGATCACGGAACAGGGCAGCTACGAGGAACTGGTGCGGCTGAACGGCTCCTTCGCCGAGCTCGTGCGCCTCTCCCAGGACCGGTAG
- a CDS encoding maleylpyruvate isomerase N-terminal domain-containing protein yields the protein MDLFTRSWSALRTAVAEIPDPDFARPSGCAGWLVRDLVCHLVIDAQDVLITLATPAATEPTVDAVTYWHVEDRPPTGEDPLDALTVRLAAAYGDPRLLRFHLDDVGSAAGRAAELADPKARVGTRDEVLTVADYLGAYVLEWTLHHLDLIAHLPDAPTLPPEEGMARSRAMLERIAGAAFPASFTDRDALLVGTGRSAPTDAQRAELRDAAVRFPLVLG from the coding sequence GTGGACCTCTTCACCCGTTCCTGGTCGGCGTTGCGCACGGCGGTCGCCGAGATCCCCGACCCGGACTTCGCACGTCCGTCCGGCTGCGCCGGCTGGCTCGTACGGGATCTCGTGTGCCACCTGGTCATCGATGCCCAGGACGTCCTGATCACCCTCGCCACCCCCGCCGCGACGGAGCCGACCGTCGACGCGGTGACCTACTGGCACGTCGAGGACCGGCCCCCGACCGGCGAGGACCCGCTCGACGCCCTCACTGTCCGGCTGGCCGCCGCGTACGGGGACCCGCGCCTGCTCCGGTTCCACCTCGATGACGTCGGCTCCGCCGCCGGCCGCGCCGCCGAACTCGCCGACCCGAAGGCCCGGGTGGGCACCCGCGACGAGGTCCTCACCGTGGCCGACTACCTCGGCGCGTACGTCCTGGAGTGGACCCTGCACCACCTCGACCTGATCGCCCACCTCCCGGATGCGCCGACCCTGCCGCCCGAGGAGGGCATGGCCCGCTCCCGCGCCATGCTGGAGCGGATCGCCGGGGCGGCGTTCCCCGCCTCGTTCACCGACCGCGACGCACTCCTGGTCGGCACCGGCCGCAGCGCACCCACCGACGCGCAGCGCGCCGAACTGCGCGACGCGGCGGTGAGGTTCCCGCTCGTCCTGGGCTGA
- a CDS encoding flavoprotein, protein MTTRTLHLLCSAAPPVFDIAHVIEDAQTRGWDVCLGLTPTSAHWLSESLDGLAALTGHPVRWQYKFPGQADVWPAADALLFAPATFNSINSWALGLTNNLVIGLAAEATGKRTPAVAMPCTNTALAAHPQFESSLSTLRNAGVELLHGETGYAPDPADPDAPLHFPWATALSALEARTRTSPQA, encoded by the coding sequence ATGACCACGAGGACTCTCCACCTGCTCTGTTCCGCCGCCCCGCCCGTCTTCGACATCGCCCACGTCATCGAGGACGCCCAGACCCGCGGCTGGGACGTGTGCCTCGGCCTCACCCCCACCTCAGCGCACTGGCTGTCCGAGAGCCTCGACGGACTCGCCGCCCTGACCGGCCACCCGGTCCGCTGGCAGTACAAGTTCCCCGGGCAGGCCGACGTATGGCCGGCGGCCGACGCCCTCCTCTTCGCGCCCGCCACCTTCAACAGCATCAACTCCTGGGCCCTCGGCCTGACCAACAACCTGGTCATCGGTCTGGCCGCCGAGGCGACCGGCAAGCGCACGCCCGCCGTCGCGATGCCCTGCACCAACACCGCGCTCGCCGCGCACCCGCAGTTCGAGTCCTCGCTGAGCACTTTGCGCAACGCCGGAGTCGAACTCCTCCACGGCGAAACCGGTTACGCCCCCGACCCCGCGGACCCCGACGCCCCGCTCCACTTCCCGTGGGCCACTGCCCTGAGCGCCCTCGAGGCCCGTACCCGTACCTCCCCGCAGGCGTAG
- a CDS encoding GlxA family transcriptional regulator — protein sequence MPPSRLHRVAVLVLEGAKPLDVGIPAQVFTTRASMPYEVRVCGAAPGLVTGGDGLSYHVTHGLDALAWADIVFVPGYRFPDREDPPRAVIDALIAAHERGARLAAISTGAFALAATGLLDGKRATTHWHYARALAAKHPDIRLDENVLFVDEGSVLTSAGAASGIDLCLHILRHDLGVAASNHAARRLVAAPYRSGGQAQYVPRSVPEPLGERFAATREWALHRLGEPLTLEALAQHAGVSPRTFSRRFAEDTGYTPMQWVMRARIDVARELLERSGRSVEQIADDVGLGTGANLRLHFHRILGTTPTEYRRTFTQGT from the coding sequence GTGCCGCCCTCCCGCCTCCACCGTGTCGCCGTCCTCGTCCTCGAGGGCGCGAAGCCGCTCGACGTCGGTATCCCCGCGCAGGTGTTCACGACACGCGCGAGCATGCCGTACGAGGTGCGGGTGTGCGGGGCGGCGCCCGGTCTCGTGACCGGCGGCGACGGGCTCTCGTACCACGTCACGCACGGGCTCGACGCGCTGGCCTGGGCCGACATCGTCTTCGTACCCGGCTACCGCTTTCCCGACCGCGAGGACCCGCCGCGGGCGGTCATCGACGCGCTGATCGCCGCCCACGAGCGGGGCGCGCGGCTCGCCGCCATCTCCACGGGCGCCTTCGCCCTCGCCGCCACGGGCCTGCTCGACGGCAAGCGGGCGACGACCCACTGGCACTACGCACGAGCTCTGGCGGCGAAACATCCGGACATCCGCCTCGACGAGAACGTCCTGTTCGTCGACGAGGGCAGCGTGCTGACGTCGGCCGGCGCCGCCTCGGGCATCGACCTGTGCCTGCACATCCTGCGCCACGACCTCGGCGTGGCCGCCTCGAACCACGCGGCCCGGCGCCTGGTCGCGGCCCCGTACCGCAGCGGCGGCCAGGCGCAGTACGTACCGCGCAGCGTCCCCGAGCCGCTCGGGGAGCGGTTCGCCGCCACCCGGGAGTGGGCGCTGCACCGGCTGGGCGAGCCGCTCACCCTGGAGGCGCTCGCCCAGCACGCGGGGGTCTCGCCCCGTACGTTCTCGCGCCGTTTCGCCGAGGACACCGGGTACACGCCGATGCAGTGGGTCATGCGGGCGCGCATCGACGTGGCGCGCGAGCTGCTGGAGCGTTCGGGGCGCAGCGTCGAGCAGATCGCCGACGACGTCGGCCTCGGCACGGGGGCGAATCTGCGGCTGCACTTCCACCGCATCCTGGGCACCACCCCGACGGAGTACCGGCGCACCTTCACCCAGGGCACATAG
- a CDS encoding WhiB family transcriptional regulator: protein MNWRQEAACRWEDPELFFPVGTSGPALVQIEEAKAVCHRCPVMESCLQWALEGGQDLGVCGGMSEDERRAAKRRAARAGARSSG from the coding sequence ATGAACTGGCGCCAGGAGGCTGCTTGCCGGTGGGAAGATCCCGAGCTCTTCTTCCCGGTGGGCACCAGCGGCCCGGCCCTTGTCCAGATCGAGGAGGCCAAGGCGGTGTGCCACCGCTGCCCGGTCATGGAGAGCTGCCTCCAGTGGGCCCTCGAGGGAGGCCAGGACCTCGGCGTGTGCGGCGGCATGAGCGAGGACGAACGACGTGCGGCCAAGCGGCGCGCGGCCCGGGCCGGAGCGCGATCGTCCGGCTGA
- a CDS encoding MBL fold metallo-hydrolase: MTLAPSRTPAHPERLDQGHPFRQWKTWRIPGTELTLTGYSRANDKTFFHIPELRCALDAGLAEGRQPETVFLTHTHHDHSKDLDHLAARPDGVDIHLPAAAAPYVETFLRASAELNHGTAYDPALAANCRLHGVRGGDEFTFGRRGHHVRVVECVHKVPCVGYAFSERRKALLPEYEELRRDLAEEGRGGEFGRILAERRKEGAEVEREVLKPLFAFLGDTHVSVFEDNPWLFEYPVLITECTYLDDAELERADRVGHTVWSRLKPVVEAHPDTLFVLTHFSLRHSDQDVLDFFGDERPGNVLLWAHPDSRLPEQHQHG; this comes from the coding sequence ATGACCCTGGCCCCCTCGCGGACCCCCGCCCACCCCGAACGACTCGACCAGGGCCACCCGTTCCGCCAGTGGAAGACCTGGCGCATACCCGGGACCGAGCTCACCCTCACCGGGTACTCGCGCGCCAACGACAAGACGTTCTTCCACATCCCGGAGCTGCGCTGCGCGCTCGACGCCGGACTGGCGGAAGGGCGTCAGCCGGAGACGGTCTTCCTCACGCACACCCACCACGACCACTCCAAGGACCTCGACCACCTCGCCGCCCGGCCCGACGGAGTCGACATCCACCTGCCCGCGGCGGCTGCGCCCTACGTGGAGACCTTCCTGCGGGCCTCCGCCGAACTGAACCACGGCACCGCCTACGACCCCGCACTCGCCGCGAACTGCCGGCTGCACGGAGTCCGCGGCGGCGACGAGTTCACCTTCGGCCGCCGTGGCCACCACGTACGGGTGGTGGAGTGCGTGCACAAGGTGCCCTGTGTGGGATACGCCTTCTCCGAACGCCGCAAGGCGCTGCTGCCCGAGTACGAGGAACTGCGGCGCGACCTCGCCGAAGAGGGCCGGGGCGGCGAGTTCGGGCGGATCCTCGCCGAGCGCCGCAAGGAGGGCGCCGAGGTCGAACGAGAGGTGCTCAAGCCGCTGTTCGCCTTCCTCGGTGACACCCACGTGAGCGTCTTCGAGGACAATCCCTGGCTCTTCGAGTACCCGGTCCTCATCACCGAGTGCACCTATCTCGACGACGCCGAGCTGGAGCGGGCCGACCGGGTCGGACACACCGTCTGGAGCCGGCTGAAGCCCGTCGTCGAGGCCCACCCCGACACGCTCTTCGTCCTCACGCACTTCAGCCTGCGCCACTCGGACCAGGACGTCCTCGACTTCTTCGGCGACGAGCGGCCCGGCAACGTACTGCTGTGGGCGCACCCGGACAGCAGGCTGCCCGAACAGCACCAGCACGGCTGA